The following proteins are encoded in a genomic region of Microcoleus sp. FACHB-68:
- a CDS encoding phospholipase D-like domain-containing protein has translation MAALIWGLAGCGLFQKSWWQTQFTNPAQQTNPIVADLVTNINSSQSSIHVAAFEFNLDSIAEALIAAKKRGVDVKWVTDDEYGLAEDKDPGHGQFAQLKRAGIPVKADNRPDLMHNKFIIFDNQIVWTGSTNLTINGTQRNNNNAILLNSPELAVIFEREFAEMWAGQFGPSSPSTVDLQQVTVNGTPVQVLFAPEDKVSSKLLPLINNAKSSIRFMAFSFTHEQLGAAMLSRAKAGVDVQGIFETNGSETQYSELPKFYCAGMPVRQDSNPSAFHHKVIVIDNNTVITGSYNFSNNADRRNDENVVILNNSEIAKDYLSEFNTRWAESRQPAKTRMKCR, from the coding sequence ATGGCCGCCCTTATTTGGGGGTTAGCCGGCTGCGGTTTATTTCAAAAGTCTTGGTGGCAAACTCAGTTCACCAATCCTGCCCAGCAAACTAATCCGATTGTAGCCGACTTGGTTACTAATATTAACAGTAGCCAAAGTAGCATTCACGTTGCCGCCTTTGAATTTAATCTCGATTCAATTGCTGAGGCACTGATTGCTGCTAAGAAGCGCGGAGTCGATGTTAAATGGGTGACAGATGACGAATATGGATTGGCAGAAGATAAAGATCCGGGACACGGGCAATTCGCTCAGCTAAAGCGGGCAGGAATTCCTGTAAAGGCAGATAACCGACCGGATTTGATGCACAATAAATTTATTATCTTTGATAATCAAATTGTCTGGACCGGCTCCACAAATTTAACGATTAATGGCACGCAAAGAAATAACAATAATGCGATTTTGTTGAATTCGCCAGAATTAGCGGTGATATTCGAGCGAGAATTTGCTGAAATGTGGGCCGGCCAATTTGGCCCTTCTTCTCCCTCAACGGTGGATCTGCAACAAGTCACCGTAAATGGGACGCCGGTACAGGTATTATTTGCCCCTGAAGATAAAGTCTCCAGTAAATTACTGCCGCTGATTAACAATGCAAAAAGCAGTATTCGATTTATGGCTTTTTCATTCACTCATGAACAATTGGGTGCAGCAATGCTGAGTCGTGCAAAAGCGGGAGTGGATGTGCAGGGAATTTTTGAAACGAATGGCAGTGAAACTCAGTACAGTGAACTGCCTAAGTTTTACTGTGCTGGGATGCCGGTGCGTCAAGATAGTAATCCGAGTGCTTTTCACCACAAAGTGATTGTGATTGATAATAACACCGTAATCACCGGCTCTTATAATTTCTCGAATAATGCAGACCGACGTAATGATGAAAATGTGGTGATTCTGAACAATTCAGAAATTGCTAAGGATTATTTATCTGAGTTTAATACTCGCTGGGCAGAATCACGCCAGCCGGCAAAGACGAGAATGAAGTGCCGGTGA
- a CDS encoding DnaJ C-terminal domain-containing protein produces the protein MAATDFKDYYAILGISKTSSADDIKKTYRKLARKYHPDMNPGNREAEAHFKEVTEAYEVLSDPEKRKKYDQFGQYWKQAGPGPGWSSAPGVDVNNFDFSQFGSFDEFINELLGRVGSTGPTAGRNPRWNYNYRTSTGGPTGFGGFENASGVGDRAAGTSADREGTITLTFSEAFQGVQRRLSLGNEMIDVRIPAGAKPGSRIRVKGKGQLNPYSQQRGDLYLVVEIQPHTFFQFDGDNLVCEVPVTPDEAVLGSQVEIPTPDGTVTMNVPAGIRSGQSLRLRGKGWPRPKGGRSDQLVKIVIVAPKDISATERELYEKIRASRSFNPRSHFQEIHL, from the coding sequence ATGGCTGCAACCGATTTTAAAGACTACTATGCAATTTTGGGTATCAGTAAAACGTCCAGTGCGGATGACATTAAAAAGACTTACCGCAAACTGGCACGGAAATACCACCCAGACATGAATCCTGGCAATCGGGAGGCAGAAGCCCACTTCAAAGAAGTAACTGAAGCTTACGAAGTCTTATCTGACCCCGAAAAACGCAAAAAATACGACCAATTCGGTCAATATTGGAAACAAGCTGGGCCAGGGCCAGGATGGTCATCTGCCCCTGGTGTAGATGTTAATAACTTCGACTTTAGCCAGTTCGGCAGCTTTGACGAATTCATTAACGAATTACTCGGTCGCGTTGGCAGCACCGGCCCGACTGCTGGTCGCAATCCTCGCTGGAATTACAACTACCGTACCAGCACAGGTGGCCCAACCGGCTTTGGTGGCTTTGAAAATGCTTCAGGCGTTGGTGATCGCGCAGCCGGCACCTCTGCAGATCGCGAGGGAACGATCACCCTCACCTTTTCCGAAGCCTTTCAAGGCGTGCAGAGACGCTTGAGTTTGGGCAATGAAATGATTGATGTGCGAATTCCTGCCGGCGCTAAACCGGGAAGTCGCATTCGTGTTAAGGGTAAAGGTCAGCTCAATCCCTACAGCCAGCAGCGCGGCGACCTTTATTTAGTGGTCGAAATCCAGCCTCACACGTTCTTCCAATTTGATGGCGATAATCTCGTCTGTGAGGTGCCGGTGACGCCCGATGAGGCCGTCTTAGGCAGTCAAGTTGAAATCCCTACACCGGATGGGACTGTCACCATGAATGTCCCCGCCGGCATTCGTTCCGGTCAATCTCTGCGGCTGCGCGGCAAAGGCTGGCCCCGTCCAAAAGGAGGCCGCAGTGACCAACTGGTAAAGATCGTGATTGTAGCGCCAAAAGATATCAGTGCGACTGAGCGTGAATTATACGAAAAAATTCGGGCTTCTCGCAGCTTTAATCCCCGCAGTCATTTTCAGGAAATTCACTTGTAA
- a CDS encoding AAA family ATPase produces the protein MTKLILLIGLPGSGKTYLAQYLIADCPQRHLISTDAIRAKLFGDESIQGPWLLVWREVQRQLQQALIHAPSAIYDATNAARKQRREAIGLAREAGFTHITGLWLDTPLKQCLQRNRQRGRQVPEEVILRMHRQMSDAPPALQDGLDQLIRWSPAGISTEIAIIP, from the coding sequence ATGACCAAACTCATTTTACTAATCGGGCTTCCTGGAAGCGGAAAAACTTATTTAGCACAATACTTGATTGCAGACTGCCCACAGCGGCACCTCATTTCTACAGACGCCATCCGGGCTAAGCTATTTGGAGATGAATCGATTCAAGGGCCGTGGTTACTTGTTTGGCGAGAAGTACAACGTCAGCTTCAGCAAGCCCTGATCCATGCCCCCTCAGCCATTTACGATGCCACCAATGCAGCCCGTAAACAGCGCCGCGAAGCCATTGGGCTGGCAAGAGAGGCCGGTTTTACCCACATCACCGGCTTGTGGCTAGACACCCCCTTAAAGCAGTGCTTACAACGCAACCGGCAGCGAGGCCGGCAAGTCCCAGAAGAAGTTATCTTGCGGATGCACCGGCAGATGAGTGACGCCCCCCCAGCCCTCCAAGATGGCCTTGATCAGCTAATCCGGTGGTCACCTGCCGGCATTAGTACGGAAATTGCGATCATACCCTAA